A segment of the Candidatus Synechococcus calcipolaris G9 genome:
CCACCGTTGGGGGCCCTGGGTTCGATTGCCCAAAAGGATTTAGAACGGGCCAAGGAACTGGCCACCGCCATGGGTGCTGCCACGGCCCAGGAGGCGATCGCCCTGGGATTGAATTGGATTTTAGGGCCGGTGGTGGATGTCAATAATAATCCCCAAAATCCGGTCATTAATGTCCGTGCCTTCAGCGATCGCCCGGAGATCGTAGCCCAATTGGCCATGGCCTTCATTGCCGGAACCCGACCCTATCCTGTACTGACGGCGGCCAAGCATTTTCCGGGCCATGGAGATACCCAAACCGACTCCCATTTAGAGTTGCCGGTACTGAGTCATCCCCGCGATCGCCTCGAAAAACTCGAGTGGCCACCCTTTGCCGCTGCGATCGCCGCCGATGTTGATGCCGTGATGACGGCCCATTTACTCCTCCCTGCCCTAGACAAGGATGTTCCGGCAACCCTTTCCGAGCCAATCTTAACGGAGATATTGCGTCAAGAATTGGGCTTTGAAAAACTGATTGTCACCGATGCCCTGGTCATGGGGGCGATCGCCCATCGCTATGGCGTGAATGAAGCTCCCCTGTTAGCCCTAGAGGCGGGGGCCGATATTTTACTCATGCCTGGGGATCCCGCTGGAGCGATCGCGGCCATTGTGGCGGCGGTAGAAACCGGGCGTGTTAGTCGGGAACGCATTCAACGATCCGTAGAGCGAATTTTCCAGGCCAAGGAACGGGTGTTCGTTCAATCCCCCCCCGTTTCCCTGAGGGATCTGCATCAACCGGCCGCCGTCCAGACCGCCCAAGCCATTACCCAGGAGTCCATGGTACAGATTCCCCTAGAGCCGGTAGCATCGGGTCTAAACTGCATTATTGTGGATAACATCCTCAACTGCCCCTTTTTAAATCGCCAAGCACCGGCCCTCCAGATTCCACCGAAGTTGGGACACACCAAGGAACTGATCATTGATCAACGGATGCCCTCACCGGCAATTGCTCACTTACCCACCCCCCCCACCCTGATCCAGATATTTAGTCGCGGTAATCCCTTTCGGGGGTCTGCTGGTCTCAATGTAACGGCCCGGGAAGTCATTTCCCACTACCTCAAAAACAGGGCGATCGCTGGCCTGATTGTCTATGGCAGTCCCTATATTTTCCAGGAGCTTTCGGCCCAACTGTCGCCGGAAAGTCCCTGTTTATTTAGCTATAGCCAAGATGCCGCAGCCCAGGAAGAAATATTCTCATTTATGTCATCGATGTCATTTATAAAATAATCAAAATGGTCTTGAGTAGAATGAAACATTCAGCCACCGCTACCCCCTAAACCCATGGCCCAGTTCAACTGGAAAAAACTTTACCCCTATGGCTTCCAACTCAATCGTCGCCGCTGGTGGTTAGAGATTGGCACGATCGCCCTGCTCTATACCCTATTTTGTTGGCTTGTACTCAAGCG
Coding sequences within it:
- a CDS encoding glycoside hydrolase family 3 N-terminal domain-containing protein, whose translation is MTGLPHPDRLSLAQLVAQMIVVRASGYLFDHQIQYPDWEPNQATLRGLIQDFGVGGVILLGGSAAELAYRCQELQSWAPIPLLIAADIEEGVGQRFVGATQFPPLGALGSIAQKDLERAKELATAMGAATAQEAIALGLNWILGPVVDVNNNPQNPVINVRAFSDRPEIVAQLAMAFIAGTRPYPVLTAAKHFPGHGDTQTDSHLELPVLSHPRDRLEKLEWPPFAAAIAADVDAVMTAHLLLPALDKDVPATLSEPILTEILRQELGFEKLIVTDALVMGAIAHRYGVNEAPLLALEAGADILLMPGDPAGAIAAIVAAVETGRVSRERIQRSVERIFQAKERVFVQSPPVSLRDLHQPAAVQTAQAITQESMVQIPLEPVASGLNCIIVDNILNCPFLNRQAPALQIPPKLGHTKELIIDQRMPSPAIAHLPTPPTLIQIFSRGNPFRGSAGLNVTAREVISHYLKNRAIAGLIVYGSPYIFQELSAQLSPESPCLFSYSQDAAAQEEIFSFMSSMSFIK